Proteins encoded together in one Phyllostomus discolor isolate MPI-MPIP mPhyDis1 chromosome 6, mPhyDis1.pri.v3, whole genome shotgun sequence window:
- the LOC114499959 gene encoding zinc finger protein 883-like, protein MRRRKSPGTRLNRRRSEARQHDSITQMTCARARTGTSVRATSSLATPAPLCPQNVMAVATLGRPAKINVTFEDVAVFFSRMEWPLLTEAQKHLYLEVMRENFALISSSGCCCGAENVEAPVEENVSVRASQAENPHVALSSQKSHPCERCAPVLKDIFHLVEEQGTQHSQKLLRCGACAKQFYFSAKCHQYMREKPFLRGVDRVSLAKGCHFSVSQELFTCGEVGQDVLSISGHIQEKATHARDRPNEMSMSEVSLQRKNDYTRKECKKAIGCNHALAPDQAVLAERQCFVCHECEKCFTRLSGLRYHQKVHTGEKPYKCNECGKCFKDRCGLIQHCRVHSGEKPYKCGECGKSFSQSTSLIQHQRVHTGEKPYKCSECGKYFTRISSLYCHQRVHTGERPYECSECGKSFIRNHHLHCHQRIHTRERPYECSECGKAFIRNSDLRCHQRFHTGERPYECSECGKSFISSSGLRYHQRFHTGEKPYDCNVCGKSFTCSSGLRYHQRFHTGERPYKCTECGKAFVRNIHLRCHQRVHTKERPYECNDCGKSFISSSELRCHERFHTGERPYECSECGKSFSQNSNLSKHMRVHMGRSS, encoded by the coding sequence ATGAGAAGGCGCAAGAGTCCTGGAACCCGTCTGAACAGACGTAGATCTGAGGCTCGGCAACATGACAGCATCACCCAGATGACCTGTGCCAGGGCCAGGACAGGGACCAGCGTCAGGGCCACCTCCTCGCTCGCCACTCCTGCCCCTCTGTGCCCACAGAATGTAATGGCAGTGGCCACACTTGGGCGCCCAGCTAAGATTAATGTGACCTTTGAGGATGTTGCCGTGTTCTTCTCCAGAATGGAATGGCCCCTCCTTACTGAGGCTCAGAAACACCTGTACCTCGAAGTAATGCGGGAGAATTTTGCGCTTATATCCTCTTCAGGTTGCTGCTGTGGAGCAGAGAATGTGGAGGCACCCGTTGAAGAGAATGTTTCTGTAAGAGCGTCTCAGGCAGAGAATCCTCATGTAGCTTTGTCTTCCCAGAAAAGCCACCCCTGTGAGCGTTGTGCGCCAGTCTTGAAAGACATTTTCCACCTGGTTGAGGAGCAGGGGACACAGCACAGCCAGAAATTGTTGAGGTGTGGTGCATGTGCAAAACAGTTTTATTTCAGTGCCAAGTGTCACCAGTACATGAGAGAGAAGCCCTTCCTAAGAGGTGTTGACAGGGTCTCACTTGCAAAGGGCTGCCATTTCAGTGTATCCCAGGAGCTTTTTACCTGTGGGGAGGTTGGACAGGACGTCCTTTCCATCTCAGGTCATATTCAAGAAAAGGCTACGCACGCCAGGGACAGGCCAAATGAAATGTCGATGTCTGAGGTGAGTTTGCAAAGGAAAAACGATTACACCAGGAAAGAATGTAAGAAAGCCATTGGCTGCAACCATGCACTTGCTCCAGATCAAGCTGTCCTTGCTGAAAGACAGTGTTTTGTGTGCCATGAATGTGAAAAATGTTTCACAAGACTCTCTGGCCTTCGTTATCATCAGAAAGTTCACACAGGGGAAAAGCCATATAAgtgcaatgaatgtgggaaatgCTTCAAAGATCGCTGTGGCCTTATTCAACACTGTCGAGTTCATTCTGGAGAAAAACCTTACaagtgtggtgaatgtgggaaatcctttaGCCAAAGTACCAGCCTCATTCAacaccagagagttcacactggagaaaagccatataagtgcagtgaatgtggaaaataCTTTACCAGAATCTCTAGCCTTTAttgtcatcagagagttcacactggagaaaggccttatgagtgcagtgaatgtgggaaatcttttatcAGGAACCATCATTTGCATTgtcatcagagaattcacactagagaaaggccttatgagtgcagtgaatgtgggaaagcttttatcAGGAACTCTGACCTTCGTTGTCATCAGAGatttcacactggagaaaggccttatgagtgcagtgaatgcgGGAAATCTTTTATCAGTAGCTCTGGCCTCCGTTATCATCAGAGatttcacactggagaaaagccttatgatTGCAATGTCTGTGGGAAATCTTTCACATGTAGCAGTGGCCTCCGTTATCATCAGAGatttcacacaggagaaaggccttataagTGCACCGAATGTGGGAAAGCTTTTGTCAGGAACATTCACTTGCGTTGTCATCAGAGGGTTCACACTaaagaaaggccttatgagtgcaatGACTGTGGGAAATCTTTCATCAGCAGCTCTGAACTTCGTTGTCATGAGAGatttcacactggagaaaggccttatgagtgcagtgaatgtggaaaatcttttagCCAAAATTCTAACCTCTCTAAGCACATGAGAGTTCACATGGGAAGAAGTTCCTAG